The genomic region CCCCTCTTCGATCAGTGGGATGATGTAGTGAAAGGAATGAAAGTGGAAGTGCTGAACAGTGATGCTGTGCTCCCCAGCCGTGTTTACTGGATTGCATCCGTCATCCAGACTGTAGGTGTGTCTCCAATGTAATTCCTGACAGCTGGGGATGGCTAATCTCTGAGTGAAGCCTTGGAGAGCCAAGTGTAGTTGGTCAAGCAATACATCAGCTCTTAGGAGCTTTGCAATTGCTGAGAGATTTTGGAATATGACATACCACAGTGTGAGGGTGGGAGAAAACCAATATCTGGTTCCTGTTCTGGTTGCTGGGCTCTTTGGAAGAGTGGTTCTGCCTTCAGCTCTGATAACCTGTGCAGAGCTCCAAGGGCTGTGTGAAAGGGAATAAGCTGTCgtgtgggaaaaggagaaattctTGGCCTCTAATGCCTTTCTCTGCTCTGTCCTGGCAGGATACAGGGCTCTTCTGCGATATGAGGGCTTTGAGGATGATGCCAGCCATGACTTCTGGTGCAATTTGGGCACAGTAGATATTCACCCCATTGGCTGGTGTGCCATCAACAGCAAAATCCTGGTACCACCACAAAGTGAGTGTGGAATGAGAGGGGTCAGCATGTGCCTGGGCATGGAGGAGTCTTGGTTTATGCCTCGTGCAGTGGGACAGGTGCTCCAACAGTATGTGGCACCACAGCTCTGTGCTCTTGAGTTACAAGGAACAGTTGATACTTTGGGAAACTGGAGACTATTTGGACTGCTCCCTCTGAACCTTCCTGTGTTtgacctgggggtgctgaatGCAGACCTGGTGTCAGACCTATGGACAGAGACTAATGCAGGTGGCTGTTCTTCATTCTGACCCATGTGGTGGCTATCTTTATCTTTGGGGGAACTTTTTTGTCCCGTATCCTGGATAGTGTCTTTGGCAAGCAGATGGGATCCAGCCTCTGCTCAACTAACAGTTTAGAGAGGGATGCCAGTTTATCAGAATTCTAGCATGCTGAGGTTTGCTTGGTATGGCTCACATATTTTTACTCTAATACCACCTCCACATCCAGTGGAATCTGGTGTCTGCTTGGTCCAGTCTGTCCTGTAATGGTGATCCCCTGCAGCCAGTTGTGAGGGTGGGCTTGCAGAACAGGGTCTGCCTTGAGAGCAGGTAGAGATCTGAATGTGAAGAAGACCTTCTGATACAGGTGGACTCTcagggaggaagaaagatgATGTAGTGTGGTGTTCTAATTCCTTGGTCGTaaagaattgttttttttccctgtgcatACATAGCTATCCATGCCAAGTTCACTGATTGGAGAAGTTACCTCATGAAGAAGCTGGTGGGAGCCAGAACCATCCCAGTGGATTTCCACATTAAGGTAAATGTTGTGAGGCAGCCATTTTATAGGCAGAAATAAAGCCAGAGCCAAGAGATGGGTGTGCAGCTCAtcacttctgcttctgcttctggtGTGGGCAGCAACTGTGTCCCTTTGAAacccaggcagggcaggggcagtGAGACAGCTGTCATGGTCCTGTAGGTAatggcactgctgctgtggtCGGCACAACCATTTCTTCTTTGGGCCATAGATGGGCTTTGAAAGCTAGTTGTCATGACAACCATTGCTAGAAAATACTGGGGAggagtttgcttttttgttgaaGGGAGAGGCCagtgcagctccagccttgcCTTTCCCTGTCCTTTTTCGATGCTGGGGAATGTTTCTGAGGGTGAAAAACCTCTGCCTTCAGTGTTGGTTgcacagcagcctgcagagagggagagggcCAGAGGCTCCTTTGAGGTGTATGGAAGCAGCTGTGCCATGGCCTTGCCAGCTTTGTAGCTCCTTCCTGTCCTTGTTTTGTGTAGCCTGCACTGAGAGGAGTCACTTGCAACTTTGTAAACCACAGGTAGGAAGGTGGTCCCAGAGccagcaggcaggaaggcagatGTTGGGTTTCACTATGTGTGAGGTAATTGGTGACGCTGAGTTGGGGACATGGACATAGCTtgcatttccctttttccttctcagaaagCTGAGAGGAAGTTTGTAGCTGCTTGCTCCTGGGCCTCAGCTTGCGGCTGAGAGCTCACACCAAAAGGGAAGTGGTAGAGGGACAGATGTTGTtggtatttttctcttcccaccaTCTCCACTCCCACCTAACGAACatgaagagatggaaaagacAGACTTTCCCTTCAAGGTTCTTCTGGATGCAAATGTAGGCCCTTTTGGGTGTCCTGATTCTGTTTGAAGCTGTGGCTTTTCATTGCTGCACAGTATTCTGGCATCACAATGCTGAAATGTCAGATACTTTATAAACACCTTTGGACATTTGCAAATAAGTAGGGCTAGGCTGTATCAACAAActgaaggtttaaaaaaaatttaaaaatcagacagTGACTCTTCTTGTGTGCCCGTGTCTTTGGGTCAGTCTGCCAAGTAACTCTGGTGTTGGAGGTGGAGTTGGCAGATAGAAGATCATGTTACTCAACTTCTGatcagagtaaaaaaaaaaataataaaaaaaaaagcctgaccTCTTAAGTCAGCTGAAAATCTGTTGCCTTTTGGGAAGCTACGCTTGTGGCTGTTTCCAGCCTTGAAACCCAGATGGCCTTCCCCATGACTGAAAAAGGCACGCAATTCCCCACTCAGATGCTGCTGAGCAGAATTGACATCTGTTTCTCACACTTTGAACGTTGACACAAATTTCTGTCTGAGCACAGCTGCTGGGCCAGGCTGGAGGTAGCTGTCCTGGGGCCACGGGACAGGGGAGACTTCGGGTGCTTGTGTCCCACCATGCTGTCTCGTGTggggctggcagctccctgTCCTGAGGAACTCACCCCCACGTGTCCCTTGCCAGAGgtgtcagcagcacagagggTTGGCCAGCATGTCTGTGGGGAAAGCTCTTCTCTGAAGTgtttggggaaggaagaaacCAAGTGTGACCTCTCCTGTTGGTCGTTGCCAGATGGCAGAGAGCATGAAGTACCCGTTCCGGCAGGGCATGCGGGTGGAGGTGGTGGATAAGAACCACGTGTCCCGGACACGCATGGCAGTGGTGGACACGGTGATTGGGGGCAGACTGAGACTCCTCTATGAGGACGGTGACAGCGATGATGACTTCTGGTGCCACATGTGGAGTCCTCTCATCCATCCTGTGGGCTGGTCACGAAGAGTGGGACACAACATAAAGAAGACAGGTAGGGATCAGGCCACAAGCATCTTCTGACTTACTGTGAACTGTCTGGACCCTACTGTTGACACCGGTCTTGACATGGTGGGAGCCAAGAAGCTGCCTCAGTGCCTGACAGATAAGGTTTATGAAGTGTGTCTGCTGTTTTTCTCCCTAGGTAGATAAAAGCCCAGCAATGATCTGCCTTAGGTCAGGACAGGGAGACTGTAGGGTTTCTTATCTGAAGCAAATAGTCTTTCCCCACAGTGTGAGAATGGAGACTGCAGTGTCACAGGTGCTTATAGACTTTTTGAGGAAATCCATGCTGGCTTCAGTAAGACTGGATGCCATcaggttgtgttttttctggaCCTGACAGGAATTCAATCAGCTGATCAATCAGCTTACatgggcagaaaagaaaaaaatcaaagtcttGAGCCCTGTTGATCCATTTGGTTGTGTCTCTTCCTTGCTGCTTCCCTCTGATGATTACAGCTTCATGTCAAGATGTCATCATTAGGGCTCAGGAAGATCATCCATCTGCTTTTGAGCAGAAGCCCTGCATCACAGACCATGTTATGAGAAGGTGTAGAGGGACTGACGAGGTCTCTTTAGTACTCTTCTCGTGGTCTCTGATCTAGTTCTTTTATAGCAACTGAATTCTTACCAGAAAATTAATAGCCAGTGTGTTTTCTTACTGTGATTGCTGCAAGTTTCTCACAtctctttgtttcttctcttccttaCAGAAGAAAAACGCAGTGACATGGCAAGCCACCCCACCTTCAGGAAGATTTACTGTGATGCTGTCCCCTATCTGTTTAAGAAGGTAGGGCAAGTCTGCCATACCCTGTTGGccagagcaaagaaaacaaggatGAATGACGTTTCCTTTCTTGGGTTTATTTATGCTGCTGTGCGGATTGTTGAGCACAGCTCATTTATATTTCTCACAGCTATGGGGCAGTGAGGTGTTTTGGGTGTCAAGGCTGTGGCTGGGCAAAGGCAGGTCAAAACAGAAAGAtggaagaactgaaaaacaggAACAGAATGAGGAACTGAATTGAAGGGTGAGCAGTTCCTTGAAGCTTTGAGTTGGAGGAAGATGATTCCATGGGAGGGGCCAGTTCAGACACGGAGCTGGATCACACCAGTAAGGACTGAGATGAGAAGGAGGCTTGCTTTGCTGTGGAGTAGAGACTGAGGGCTGGGTCTGTCTCTCTGACTGACCAGAGCCTTGGCAGGAGCCTGCTGATACAAACACAGTGCTGGTCTGGCTACCTCCTTGTAtttcttgtggtttttcttctttcctctcccaaCTTGGGTTGAACCAAGTAAAGAAGCTTTAATCCTGTTGGCACTTGGCACAGTTGGTGTTGGGATGAGAGGGTCCCATACCCTGGGCAGCACATGGTATACCAGAGTCTTCCTTAGGTACGAGCTGTCTATGCTGAAGGTGGATGGTTTGAGCAAGGCATGAAACTGGAGGCCATTGACCCCCTGAATCTGGGCAACATTTGTGTGGCCACTGTTTGCAAGGTAAGTTGAGTGGGTGGAAGGTGCTCTGCTGTGTTTACCTGAGAAAACCCAATGAGTCATTGCAAATGAGTAAGATCAGGCAGGATTTTACacaagggagagaagagaattGGGGTGTTACCTCAGAAGTTTTGGAAGCTGATGGGATCAGCAGTTGTCCATGTGTACCTAAGTGGACAGCATGAAGCTGAGCATGCTTGGTCTTCAAGATAACTGTCCAGTGTATGTGGCTGGCAGCCACCTTTCCTTCACCCTTGGACATGTAATAGGGAAAACTCTACACTCCCAAGAACTGGAGAACAAAAGACTGGCCTCTAGTACTGCCCTGAGGTCAGAAAGGTGGGAAGAAGAGTTGTGGGGTGATCTCTGTATGGAAAATGTGGTGTATCATTATGGGCAGGATTCACTGGTGTAGGAAGCTAGGGATGGATGTGTCTCCTGCAACCTCTCTTGATCAGGTGGTAGAGAGCTTTGCTTTTGTGCTAGTGTTGGGAAGTAAATTGCTTGCCCAGGTTTCCTCAGTGAGGTGTGTTGCTTGTCCTAAAAGCATAGTATTGATTTgggcttttcctgcttcctcaAGAAGCTGTTTGCCCATGTAGAACCCAAGCAGAGGACTTTAACACTTGGGGTTTGGCAAGCAGATGCTAGGAAAGCTCTCTGTGTTTGTGAAATGTTCTCTTCAGCCATTACTTGGAAATATAAAGAAGTTGGGGCAGAGGAGGACATGCCTGTCACACTCAGTTAGGCACCATTTACAAATTAGTAACAGGATATGacaaattttgtttctgttcaggAAGTGGCAGGTCTGAAGATGgctcctttcccttctgcccAGTAACAAATTCATGACCTGGCTGGTGTCGAGTGTCTCTGGACTGCCAATAAAGTCTGTTTCTGAGGGAGAACAGAGCTCCTGGCCATTTATGGCTGAGTCCTTTTAACGAGGCTTTTAGTGTTGGTCCCAGTCCTGCAGAAATTGCTCCTTTGGGAGTTGGTTTGTGTTGACCAGCGTATCAGGAGAAGCTACTGAATGCCCTGGAGGATGTAACATTGCATTTTACCATCCAGTGGCAATTGTGATCCATCTGTGGGGACTTCTGTGAGGATCGTTTGAGGGGAGAGGCTTTAAAGCAAATGAAGCTCTACACTCATGGCCTTCACTCCCACCTCAGGTCCTTTTGGATGGGTATCTCATGATCAGCATTGATGGAGCCACATCTGATGATTGCTCTGACTGGTTCTGCTATCATGCCTCCTCGCACGCCATCTTCCCTGTCAACTTCTGTCAGAAGAACAACATTGATCTGACCCCTCCAAAAGGTAAGACTGGGACTGGACTGCCCTGTAGTACAAACCTGCATGCAGAGtctgctgggctgtgctttTCTGAGAGGCATCAAGTTCAGGTGAATCAAAACCATAAGGTCCCAGTCCGCCTGTTTTTCATAGGGGTAGAGCTGGTTCCAATTGCCAGTCCTTTTGGGCTCTGCCCATATACCAAGTCCTGGGACTTTAGGGAAGTAACATCTCCAGAGGACATTAATGGCATGGTGGTTAGCTCCTGATGGACCAGTGGGAGAGATGTATGATCCCCAAACAGAGCAGAATCAAGGTTTAAAGGACAAGGAgggtgggaaggcagagccatTGCTGCATGACTCAGTACTGAAAAAGTGTCAGGAGTCACCTTTATTCTTGTATGAATAAATCTGAGACCactatttctgaaaaatcctgATGGCCACTCACCCTGGGAATGTTTTTGCTGCCTTATCTGATCATACCCCAATAAGGTCTACTCTGTGTTGTGAACAGAATGCAGCTGAAGACTTTCACCCAGTGCTATTCTGTCTTCCTTTGATGGGGGGGGGAAGATTGGTCTTACTGGTGTGTTTTGAACATAATTCTTCCTGCCTCTTGCTTCTCCTCACCTTTCTCTGTGGTCTGGATATGCGACTGACAAGAGTTCAGAGTTGCACCTTGCACTTCTCCATATTTGCCCACTGGAGGGGGGTGCTGGACTGCCATGGAGttgtgtgtgctttttttttttttactcccaaAGTCAGGCTGTATGTGCTGGTTAATGAAACTGCTTTGCAAGCAGTTGCTATGCCTCCTTGCTGCCCATTCTGCCTTTTCCCCAACTTGGTCTGCCCCGTgactgcctttttctttctgactgtTTATTCCTGCTGCAGGGCATGATGCAAAGACCTTCAGCTGGGAAAGTTACCTGGAAAAGACTAAGGCAAAACCTGTTCCAGCACGGCTCTTCAACACAGTGAGTGCTGCTAGGAAAATGAGATGTGTAGAGATGCTTCCAGTTAGCAAGGAGGAGCACAAGAGCTATGGCTGTCACAGAATTGTTGAGGTGGAAGGGACCCtgtccaacctccctgctgaAAGCAGGGTCACTTAGAGCAGGTTCCCAGGATCACATCCAAACAGCTGTTGAAAATCTCCATAGATGGAGACTCCATAACCTCCCatggcaacctgtgccagtgctcagttGCCTTCACAgtaaaaagtgtttcctgatgttcagagggaacctcTTGTGTTTTAGTTTGTGCCCATTACCTCTGGTCCTGTTGCTGGGCACCATGGAgaagaagagcctggctccatctttGCGTTCTCCCCTCAGCCTATTTTACGCATTGATAAGATCCCCCTGAGCCTCTGCTTCTCAGcctgaacagtcccagctctctctgcctttcctaaTGAGAAAGATGCTTCAGTCCCTTCGTCTTTGTCACCCTTCACTGGACCTCTCCAATATGTCCACATCTCTCTTGTACTGAGGACCCCAGACCTAGACACAACACTCCAggtttggcctcaccagtgctgggtTACAGGGTTAGGTTCacctcccttgatctgctggGAACTTTCCTGCTAATGCACCCGAAGATACCATTAGCTATCTTTGTCCCCATGCTGCCTCATGTTCAACTGGGTGTCCACCAGGATCCCCAAGCCCTTTTCTGTCAAGCTGCTTTTCAGTCACTGAGCAGTGctggtgcctggggttgttccttcccaggtgcagggCTTTAAATTTCCCTTTGTTGAACTGCATGAGGTGTTCCTGTCAGACCATTTCTCCAGcttgtcaaggtccctctgaatggcagcacaaccCTCTAGTATATCATCAGTCTCTCCTTCAGTTTTTTACCACCAGAAAACTTGCTAAGTTTGACATGACACCCTGTTATGTCAGCTgaataattaatgaaaatgttaaacagTATTGGACCCAGTATTTACCCCTGGGGTATACTGCTAATTACTGGCCTCCAACTAGACTTCCTGCCACTAATCACCACTCTCTAGGCCAGGCCACTCTTCCAGTTTTCATTCCACCTCACTGTCTCCTCATCTAGCCCATGCTTTCATCAGCTTCTCTAAGAGTATCTCAGCGtagacagtgtcaaaagccttcTTGAACTCAGGGTAGTCAGTATCCAGTGTTTCTACTTGGACTGTGCTTTTCTGTCACTTAGCACTTACGTCTGAGGAGTGCCCAAGGCATAGAATTGTGTGGTCTCCAAGTAAAGCCCCTGTTTGGCTGGTTGGGATGAGCAGTGTTAGGCCATTGTGAATATAATGCTACCTTGGTCCCCTTTGAGTGTGACCTGTGGCTCTCTAGTGTTTCCAAGAGCTGCAGGCTCTTGGTGGGTTCTGCACCGCTTATTGCCTGTAGACTTGCATCTGGCACTTGGGATGAGGGGTCTTGCTTTGCATCATCAAAACTGCTGTAGCACCATGGCCTGCACCCATCTTTCTGATTTCCCAGGGCTATCTCAGGTTAATGGGTTTGATGGCTTGTTCTTAACTGCTGCTCCCCCATTGGTCAGGATCTTGTTTCTAAAGGCTGAGCTGAGGTGctctgaggacacagctgtccCTGGATCTTTTTGTGTGTACCCTCTTCTGTTACGCAGCTTGTTGGTTCTGTTTCGTGACTGTGGGTTTGCTCTCTCTCTATGTGGTTTAAGCTGGAGGCAAGCCTGCCGCTGTtctggggtgctggtggccaGGTGTAGATTTGTGTTGGATGCAATGGCcttgggtggtttttttattttcacttttcctgtACCCAGGACTGTCCAAACCATGGCTTCAAGGCAGGCATGAAGGTAGAAGCAGTGGACCTGATGGAGCCTCGGCTTATCTGCGTGGCCACGGTGAAGCGCGTTGTCCATCGTCTCCTCAGCATCCATTTTGATGGCTGGGACAACGAGTATGACCAGTGGGTGGACTGCGAGTCTCCAGACATTTATCCTGTGGGGTGGTGTGAGCTGACAGGCTACCAGCTTCAACCACCTGTTGTTCCAGGTGAGTGAAGAAGATTTGACTGTGGTTTCGAACAGTAGAGGCAAAggtttccttcctcctgctctgtgagtggcttctcctttttttaGGCCTTGTAGGGAGGAGAAAATTGCCTCCATGATTTGCGCTCAGTAGCGTAAGTCTTGCTCTGCTGCCACACGTTCTagcagctggcagagaaagGAGTCTGTTGTGAGGAGAAAACAGCCTGAGATTTGAGGTTggctctgttttccctctgttccCCCGCCTGCACACCAACAGAGGGTTGCTCCTATGAAGTCGGGTAGAGTTCCAGGTGGTCCTGTCCCTGCACAGCTCCCTCTTTCTAAGCATACCTACAACCTCGGGCAGGTAGCGGGAGGAGCTGATCCCCTGCTCCCTTTTCTCGTCAGTTCTCTGACTCTCTCTGTAAAAGGTAAGAGCGTATCCCTCTCAAGAGTCTGTTCCTTCCCTTGTCGCAGGGAGGCCACTGCCTCACCTTTGcagatattttccttcttgtccCAAGCTACGAGTCTTGGTTCTTTACTGCCCTTGCCAAATCTCTCCTGGGCCTCTCCCCTAGCCTGGCACCTGGGCCCTCGCCTGGAAGCACAGACAGCCCCTGGGCTAGAGCCTTGCTTTCCCCTCAGATGGTTGTCTCGGGAAGAGGGCGTTGGCTCGGGGGGACGGGTGTATCTTGTTTCTCACTTATGTCACTTCATCCCAGTTACCTACTGGTTATGGGATTTGGCTTTCGTTTCCCTCTCGTCTCCATGACAGAGCCCACAACTCCAGTGAAGGCCAAGGAGGTGcccaagaggaagaagaaacccTATGGAAAGAAGAGTGAGTGATGTTTGATTAGTGCCCTCCCGCTCGCTCGCAGGCTGGGCCCAGTTAGAGGAACCCTGTCCATGTCCTGTCAGATTAGGAGAGAGAGGCCTTCTCTTGCTGTGGATGCCTGCAGTAAGCTGTGGGTTTGGCAACACAGCTTCTTCCTCCTTAACTGCCCCCATTGCCTaggagagcagagagctctGTGTTTGGGAAGGATCTTTTTCTCAGTCTGTTTTCTGTTGTATAGTTGGTGCTTGCTTCCAGGCGTGAGGTTGTGCTGCTTTCCCCACTCTGTCCATGGTCGGAAGGAGATTgttt from Heliangelus exortis chromosome 1, bHelExo1.hap1, whole genome shotgun sequence harbors:
- the L3MBTL2 gene encoding lethal(3)malignant brain tumor-like protein 2 isoform X1, whose protein sequence is MRRASGVLGAMEQDQGQLVSTFCHKTSSLERVEEEGDDDDEDDDLDIAGGYDSFRGYHSSMGSDSSSCLDESSDDEVAGREAGELPASPMHQPSTGQLTEDSGSEPAVCEMCGIVGTRETFFSKTKRFCSVSCSRSYSSNSKKASILARLQGKPPTKKAKVLHKAAWSAKIGAFLHSQGTGQLADGTLTGQDALVLGFDWGKYLQEHDFKAAPVSCFKHVPLFDQWDDVVKGMKVEVLNSDAVLPSRVYWIASVIQTVGYRALLRYEGFEDDASHDFWCNLGTVDIHPIGWCAINSKILVPPQTIHAKFTDWRSYLMKKLVGARTIPVDFHIKMAESMKYPFRQGMRVEVVDKNHVSRTRMAVVDTVIGGRLRLLYEDGDSDDDFWCHMWSPLIHPVGWSRRVGHNIKKTEEKRSDMASHPTFRKIYCDAVPYLFKKVRAVYAEGGWFEQGMKLEAIDPLNLGNICVATVCKVLLDGYLMISIDGATSDDCSDWFCYHASSHAIFPVNFCQKNNIDLTPPKGHDAKTFSWESYLEKTKAKPVPARLFNTDCPNHGFKAGMKVEAVDLMEPRLICVATVKRVVHRLLSIHFDGWDNEYDQWVDCESPDIYPVGWCELTGYQLQPPVVPEPTTPVKAKEVPKRKKKPYGKKRKKLSAKARNIRQTVKKPSTPRMKREAKASSQAVPEPAPDEIIAVQVKEETIDPSVAEFGVTELPVPVSSIKQEEGTD
- the L3MBTL2 gene encoding lethal(3)malignant brain tumor-like protein 2 isoform X2: MRRASGVLGAMEQDQGQLVSTFCHKTSSLERVEEEGDDDDEDDDLDIAGGYDSFRGYHSSMGSDSSSCLDESSDDEVAGREAGELPASPMHQPSTGQLTEDSGSEPAVCEMCGIVGTRETFFSKTKRFCSVSCSRSYSSNSKKASILARLQGKPPTKKAKVLHKAAWSAKIGAFLHSQGTGQLADGTLTGQDALVLGFDWGKYLQEHDFKAAPVSCFKHVPLFDQWDDVVKGMKVEVLNSDAVLPSRVYWIASVIQTVGYRALLRYEGFEDDASHDFWCNLGTVDIHPIGWCAINSKILVPPQTIHAKFTDWRSYLMKKLVGARTIPVDFHIKMAESMKYPFRQGMRVEVVDKNHVSRTRMAVVDTVIGGRLRLLYEDGDSDDDFWCHMWSPLIHPVGWSRRVGHNIKKTEEKRSDMASHPTFRKIYCDAVPYLFKKVRAVYAEGGWFEQGMKLEAIDPLNLGNICVATVCKVLLDGYLMISIDGATSDDCSDWFCYHASSHAIFPVNFCQKNNIDLTPPKGHDAKTFSWESYLEKTKAKPVPARLFNTDCPNHGFKAGMKVEAVDLMEPRLICVATVKRVVHRLLSIHFDGWDNEYDQWVDCESPDIYPVGWCELTGYQLQPPVVPGKKLSAKARNIRQTVKKPSTPRMKREAKASSQAVPEPAPDEIIAVQVKEETIDPSVAEFGVTELPVPVSSIKQEEGTD